One Mycolicibacterium rufum genomic window, TGCGCCTCCTCCTCGGTGGTGCCGAACACCGCGCGGGTGCGCGCCGATGTCCACGTGAAGGACTCCATCACGAAGATGTAGACGTGCAGCAGCGCCGCCAGCGCCGCCACGATCAGGGCCACGGTGGTGATCATCCGAACAATCCTTGCTGCCCCAGTCCGATGACGCCGCTGGGCGGGGTCATCCCCAGATGCGTCCAGGCCAGGGCTGTGGCGACCCGGCCCCGCGGCGTGCGCGCGATCATGCCGGCACGCACCAGGAAAGGCTCGCACACCTCCTCGACCGTGGTGGCCTCTTCCCCCACCGCCACCGCGAGCGTCGAGACGCCGACCGGCCCGCCGCCGAAGCTGCGGGTCAGCGCCGAGAGCACGGCCCGGTCCAGCCGGTCCAGCCCGAGCTCGTCGACGTCGTAGACCTCCAGCGCGTACTTGGCGATGTCCCGGGTGATCACCCCGTCGGCGCGGACCTCGGCGTAGTCCCGGACCCGGCGCAGCAACCGGTTGGCGATGCGCGGCGTGCCGCGGGAGCGCCGGGCGATCTCCGCGCCGGCGTCGGCGCCCAGCTCGATGCCGAGGATGCCCGCCGACCGGGTCAGCACCCGCTCCAGCTCCGAGGGCTCGTAGAAATCCATGTGCGCGGTGAAGCCGAACCGGTCGCGCAGCGGCCCGGTCAACGCTCCCGACCGGGTGGTGGCACCGACCAGCGTGAACGGCGCGACCTCCAGCGGGATCGAGGTCGCTCCCGGACCCTTACCGACGACCACGTCGACCCGGAAGTCCTCCATCGCGAGGTAGAGCATCTCCTCGGCGGGGCGCGCAATGCGGTGGATCTCGTCGATGAACAGCACGTCGTGCTCGACGAGGTTGGACAGCATCGCGGCCAGATCACCGGCGCGTTCCAGCGCGGGGCCCGATGTGACGCGCAGCGAGGAACCCAGTTCGGCCGCGATGATCATCGCCAGCGAGGTCTTGCCCAGCCCCGGCGGCCCGGACAGCAGGATGTGGTCGGGCGTGCCTCCGCGGTTCTTGGCACCCTCGATGACGAGCTGGAGTTGTTCGCGGACCCGGGGCTGGCCGATGAACTCCCCCAGCGACCGTGGCCGCAGGCTCGCATCGATGTCCCCCTCGCCGACCGTCAGCGCCGGGGACATCTCCCGCTCGGTCGACATCTCGGAGGGCTCGTCGTCCTCGAAACGGCCCATCACTTCTTCCCCAGCATCGACAGGGCCGACCGCAGCGCGCCGGAGGTCGTCGCTTCCGGATCGTTGGCGAGCACCTTGTCGGTCGCCTCCTCGGCCTGCTTGAGCGCGAACCCGAGACCGACGAGCGCCTCGACCACCGGTCCGCGGATACCGAACCCGCCGACCGCGGCCACCCCACCCGGCGTGGACGTGCCGACCCTGTCGCGCAGTGTCAGCACCAGCAGCTCGGCAGTCTTCTTGCCCACCTTGGGAATTCGCGTCAGGGCGGTGACGTCGCCGTCGCCGATCGCGGACCGCAGCGTGGGGCCGTCGTACATGGCCAGGGCGCCGAGCGCGATGCTCGGGCCGATCCCGGATACGCCGAGCAGCGTGAGGAACAGGTCGCGGGCGTCGGCGTCGGCGAACCCGTAGAGCGTCTGCGAATCCTCGCGCACGATCATCGCGGTGATCAGTCGCGCCTCCGCCCCGCGCCGCAGCGTGGCGAGCGTCGCCGGCGTGGCCATCACCTTGTAACCGACGCCGGCGGCCTCGATGACCACGTGGTCGAGGGCGATGTCGAGGACCTCCCCGCGCACCGAGGCGATCACCGGGCGCTCCGTGACATCTTGGCGGCCTTGAGGGTGGCCTGATATTTGCGGCGTTGTTCGGCGGCCATCTCCTCGGCCGCGGCCATCCGGGCGATCATCGGTGCGCGCCAGCAGTGGCAGATCGCCAGAGCGAGTGCGTCGGCGGCGTCGGCCGGTGTCGGTTTCTGTTGCAGGGCAAGGATTCTGGTGACCATCTCGGTGACCTGCGCCTTGTCGGCTCGACCGTTGCCGGTGACGGCGGCCTTGACCTCACTGGGGGTGTGGAAGTGCACGTCGATGTCGCGGCGGGCGGCGGCCAGCGCGATCACCCCGCCGGCCTGCGCGGTGCCCATCGCGGTGTTGGCGTTCTGGTTGGAGAACACCCGCTCGATCGCGAGGACATCGGGCGCGTGGGTGTCCAGCCAGTGTTCGACGGCGTCGCTGATCGCGAGCAACCGGTGCGCCAGCGGGTGCTCGGCCGGTGTGCGCACCACGTCGACGTCGAGGGCGATGACCTGACGACCGCGGCCGCTCTGGATGACCGACAGCCCGCACCGGGTCAACCCGGGGTCGACTCCCATCACCCGCACACGAGCCTCCTTCAGAACATTTGTTCGAGAGCTTAACCGCGGCCGCCGACCTTCTGCGGGAGGGACACGCGCCGCAGCGCGATCCCGCGGTACTGCGGCGCGAGCACCCGTCCCGCGGCCCGCAGCGGCTCGACGGAGCGCAGGGTGCGGGACAGCAGGAAGGCGCCCTCCAGACCGCCGATCACGGCCGCCGTGAGGTCACGGGCGCGCGGTTCGTCGACGCCGCGCGCCACGAAGTAGGCGGTGCCGCCGGCGATCCAGCCGGCGAAGATCTCGCCGGCGGTCTGCCGGAGTTCCTCGACGGTGTCGGCGACCTCGGCGGCCACGCTGGCGACCGGACACATGTTGGCGTACCCCGTGGCCGCCATGTCGTCGGCCGCCTGATCGAAGATCGCCTGGACCGCCTCCCCCAGGTCGGTGTGGCCGTCGACGACGGCCGGGATCAGCAGACCGTAGGCGGCACCGGCGTTGGCGAGGGCCTCCCGGGCGATCTGGGCCTTCCCGCCGCGAAAGTGGTGATAGAGCGAGCCGATCGGCGCCCCCGAGGCGTCGGCGATGTCCTTCATCGCCACCCCGGCGTATCCGCGGCGGCGCATCAGCTCGGCGGCGGCGGTGAGGATCGATTCTCGGGTGGACCTTGCCACGGGCGCCTCCTCGGTGTCACGCTAGAGCATACGTTCTAGAACCACCATTCTAGTGGAGGAGCCCATGAAATCAGTCGACGTCGCCGCGGGCACCGTGCAGTACCGCGAGGAGGGCGACCCGCACGGGCCACCGGTGGTTCTGCTGCACGGACTGCTGATGAACGACGCCCAATGGGATTCCGCGCTGCCGCATCTCCCCTCCGGCTACCGCTACCTGCTGCCGGTGCTGCCGATGGGTGGGCACCGGGTGCCGATGCGCGCGGACGCCGATCTGACACTGCCCGGGATGGTGGGCATCGTCGCCGACGTCCTCGACGCGTTGGACCTGACCGACGTCACGCTCGTCGTCACGGACTGGGGCGGACCGCTGTTCCTCACCGACATCGGCCGCGACGCGCGGGTGTCCCGGCTGGTGATCTGCCCGTCGGAGGCGTTCGACAACTTCCCGCCCGGCCTGCCCGGCAAGATCGCGTGGCTGGCCAGCCGCAGCACCGCCACGGTGTGGCTCGCCCTGCGCCAGCTGCGGGTCGGCTGGTTGCGCCGGCAGCGGCTGATGTTCGGGATGATGGCGAAACACCCTGTGCCGCAAGCGGTGGTCGAGCAGTGGGTGGCCGGCGGCCTCGAGAACCCATTGATCCGCCGCGACCTCGTGAAGTACTGCCGCACCCGCTTCGACAAGGCCGACCTGATCCGGGCGACGCAGCGCCTCGCCGACTTCGACGGTCCGGCACTGGTGCTGTGGTCGGACAACCCGGTGATGCCCGTCGAGCACGGCCACCGCCTCGCCGCCCTGCTGCCGCACGGCCGGCTCACGATGATCGACGACGCCTACGTGCTGACGATGCTCGACCAGCCGGAGCGCACCGCCGCGGCGATCGGCGAGTTCCTGGGCGTCGCCGCGACGCGGTGATCACGCCGCTGGCGTGTGGTGGCCGGGGCGGGCGGGCGATACTGAACGTCACGTTCGGGCCCCGACACCGAGGGAGAGCGACCATCGACACCCCACCGGAGAACGGCCGCGCCGGCCGGCCGCGAAGTGAGCAGTCCCGGTCGGCGGTGTTGCGCGCGACGTCGGCGTTGATCGAGGAGCGCGGACTGCGCGCGATGACCACCGACGACATCGCCGGCCGCAGCGGCGTGAGCAAAGCCACGATCTACAAGTGGTGGCCGAACAAGTACGCCGTCGCCGTCGATGCCTTCCTGTCAGCGATGGACATGGCGTCCACCGACCCTGATACCGGCCTGGCGCACAACGATTTTCAGATCGTGCTACGGGGAATCATGGAGTTCTACCGGGGACCGGGCGGGCGGACCTTCGCGCAGTTGATCGGCGAGGCGCAGAACGATTCCGCCATCGCGACCGAACTGCGAAACCACCTGATGCAGACCCGCCGTGACATCGGTCGCACGATCTGGGACCGTGGGGTCGCCCGGGGTGAGTTGCGGCCCGACATCGATCGGGAGATCGCCGTCGACCTCGTCTTCGGCCCGGCTCTCTACCGACTGTTGACCACCGACGCCGCACTGGACGACGCGGCCGCCGACGCCATCGTGGACGCCGCGATGCGCGGCCTGTCCGCCATGTGAGTGGCATCACCGCCAACGCGGGATGCTCCGCGGCGGCGCCGACGCTGCACATTTCGAAACTGAACGTTCAGTTTCGATATTCAGGAGGAAGCTGTGAAGATGCCAACCTTGTTCCTCGCACCGCTGCTCGCCGCGGGGGCCGCCGCCGTTGTCGCCGCGGCACCGATCGCCGCCGCGGCCCCCGACTGCACGTATGCCGGCCGGGGCGACAGCGTCTGCCAGTCACCCGGGAACGCGCAGATCGTCGCGGCACCACCGCGCGTGGACTATCAACCGTGGGGCTCCTATCCCTACGGCGGAAACCTCATCGTTCTCGGCGGTCACCCGCACCACGGCCGGTGAGCACCGCGCGCTGACGGAGGTCAGTCCTCGTCGAGGGCGGCCGCGACGTCGTCGGGGATGTCGATGTTGGTGTAGACGTCCTGCACGTCGTCGCTGTCTTCCAGGGCGTCGACGAGTTTGAGCACCTTGCGGGCGCCCTCGAGGTCGACCGGGACGCTCACCGACGGCTGAAACGTGGCCTCGGCGGACTCGTAGTCGATGCCCGCGTCCTGCAGCGCCGTCCGAACCGCCACCAGATCCGTGGGTTCGGAAATGACCTCGAAGCTGTCGCCCAGGTCGTTGACGTCCTCGGCGCCGGCGTCGAGGACAGCGGCGAGCACGTCGTCCTCGGTCAGCGCGTTCTTCTCCAGCGTCACCACGCCCTTGCGGGCGAACAGGTAGGACACCGATCCGGGGTCGGCCATGCTGCCGCCGTTGCGGGTCATCGCGACCCGAACCTCACCGGCGGCGCGGTTGCGATTGTCGGTCAGGCACTCGACCAGCACGGCGACGCCGTTGGGCCCGTATCCCTCGTAGGTGATGGTCTGCCAGTCGGCGCCACCGGCTTCCTCGCCCGCGCCGCGCTTGCGGGCGCGCTCGATGTTGTCGTTGGGCACCGAGTTCTTCTTGGCCTTCTGGATGGCGTCGTAAAGCGTCGGATTGCCGGCGGGGTCACCGCCGCCGGTACGGGCCGCGACCTCGATGTTCTTGATCAGCTTGGCGAAGTTCTTGCCGCGACGCGCATCGATCACGGCCTTCTTGTGCTTCGTGGTGGCCCACTTGGAATGGCCGCTCATCTACCCGCTACCTCTTTCACAGATCCCGTTCACCGACGACGTCGAAGTCCGATCGACCAGTCTACGTGCCGGTCATCCCAGGTCGTCGCCGATGTAGCGCTGCAGGTTCGGCGCAGGAACGAGCACCCGTGACGCGGCGACGCCCGACGGTAGAAGCCGCTGCCGGTGCTCGCCCCCACTGTTAGCTGAGCCACATCGTCTGGTGGCGTTATCTTACTGCGGAGTAAGGTACATCCCATGACGTTCTCGCTGGAGTTGTCGTCCGACCTGATCGACGTTCAGAAGTGGGTCCACGAGTTCGCTGCGGACGTGATTCGCCCGGCCGCCGCGGAGTGGGACGAGCGCGAGGAAACCCCCTGGCCGATCATCCAGGAGGCCGCCAAGGTCGGCCTCTATTCGATGGAGTTCTTCGCCGAGCAGGCCGCCGAACCCAGCGGGCTGGGCATGATCGTCGCCTTCGAGGAGATGTTCTGGGGAGACGCCGGCATCGCGTTGGCGATCCTGGGCACCGGCCTGGCCGCGGCATCGCTGGCGGCCAACGGCACCCCCGAGCAGGTCGGCGAGTGGGTGCCGCAGATGTTCGGCACCGTCGACGACCCGAAGGTCGCCGCGTTCTGCTCGTCGGAGCCGGGCGCCGGTTCCGACGTCGGCGCGATCCTGACCCGCGCCCGCTACGACGAGGCGACCGACGAATGGGTGCTCAACGGCACCAAGACGTGGGCCACCAACGGCGGCATCGCCAACGTTCACGTCGTCGTCGCCTCCGTGCACCCCGAACTGGGCACCCGCGGGCAGGCGTCGTTCGTCATCCCGCCCGGCACCAAGGGACTCAGCCAGGGCCAGAAGTTCCTCAAGCACGGGATTCGCGCCTCGCACACCGCCGAGGTCGTGCTCGACGACGTGCGACTGCCCGGCCGCATGATCGTCGGCGGCAAGGAGAAGTTCGACGCCCGCATCGCCAAGGTCCGCGAGGGCAAGAAGGCCGCCGGGCAGGCCGCGATGGCCACGTTCGAGCGGACCCGCCCGACGGTCGGCGCGATGGCGGTGGGCGTGGCGCGGGCGGCCTTCGAGTACGCGCGCGACTACGCCTGCGAGCGTGAGCAATTCGGCCGCAAGATCGGTGAGTTCCAGGCGGTGGCGTTCAAGCTCGCCGACATGAAGGCCCGCGTCGACGCCGCCCGCCTGCTCGTCTACCGCGCCGGGTGGATGGCGCGCAACGGCAAGAGCTTCGACTCCGCGGAGGGGTCGATGGCCAAGCTGGTGGCCAGCGAGACCGCGGTGTACGTGACCGACGAGGCCATCCAGATCCTCGGCGGCAACGGCTACACCCGCGAGTATCCCGTCGAGCGCATGCACCGCGACGCGAAGATCTTCACGATCTTCGAGGGCACCAGCGAGATCCAGCGACTGGTCATGGCGCGCGCCATCACCGGCCTGCCGATCCGTTAATGTGTTGACACAGTAGTCAATTCGACTCGTAACGTCTCGTCGCTCGATGAAACACCGTTGTCACGAAGGCGAAACACAACCGGCCTAGCGTCGGCGAATGACTTCCGAACTCGGCGACGACGTGCGCACCGACGCCGTCCTCGACACTGATCTCGATCGACTCACCGCCACCAAGGAGACCCTCGAGGACTACACGCTGCGCTTCGCGCCGCGCAGCTACCGCAAGTGGTCGACCGGCGTCGTCGGCATCTCCGCACTCGGCGGGATCGCCTACCTCGCCGACTTCGCGATCGGCGCGAACATCGGCATTTCCTACGGCACCACCAACGCCCTGTGGGGCATCCTGATCTTCGCCGTGGTCATCTTCCTCACCGGCTTCCCGCTCGCCTACTACGCGGCGCGGTACAACATGGACCTCGACTTGATCACCCGTGGAAGCGGATTCGGATACTACGGCTCGGTGGTCACCAACGTGATCATGGCGACGTTCACGTTCATCTTCTTCGCCCTCGAGGGATCCATCATGGCCCAGGGTCTGCAGCTCGGCCTCGGCATCCCGCTGTGGCTGGGCTACGCCGCCTCGACGCTGATCATCTTCCCGCTGGTGATCTACGGCATGAAAGTGCTGTCCACACTGCAGGTCTGGACGACACCGCTGTGGCTGATCCTGATGGTCGCCCCGTTCGTGTACCTGGTGTTCAGCCATCCCGAATCGGTGAGCCAGTTCTTCGCCTACCAGGGCGAGCAGGGCAACGGCGGCTTCGACCTGGGCTACACGCTGCTGGCGGCCGGCGTGTGTCTGTCACTGATCGCCCAGATCGCCGAGCAGATCGACTACCTGCGCTTCATGCCCCCGAAAACGCCGGAGAACAAGCGCAGTTGGTGGACGTGGATGATCCTGGCCGGACCGGGCTGGGTGTTCTTCGGCGCGATCAAGCAGGTCGTCGGACTGTTCCTGGCCGTCTACCTGATCGCCAACGTCGCCGACAGCGCAGGCATCGCCAACCAACCGGTGCACCAGTTCCTGGAGATCTACGAGAACTTCCTGCCCGGCTGGTTGGCCATGACGCTGGCGGTCGTGCTCGTCGTGATCAGCCAGATCAAGATCAATGTGACGAACGCCTACTCGGGGTCACTGGCCTGGACCAACTCGTTCACCCGCGTCACCAAGCGCTATCCCGGCCGTCTGGTGTTCCTCGGCTTCAACCTGCTCATCGCGCTGATCCTGATGGAAGCCAACATGTTCGACTTCCTCAACACCATCCTCGGGTTCTACGCCAACTGCGGTATGGCCTGGGTCGTCGTCGTGGCGTCGGACATCGTGTTCAACAAGTACCTGCTCGGCCTGTCCCCCAAGGCGCCCGAATTCCGGCGCGGCATGCTCTACGCGATCAACCCGGTCGGGTTCGGCTCGATGCTCATCGCCGCGGGGGTGTCGATCCTGGCGTTCTTCGGCGGACTCGGCGACGGCATCCGGCCCTACTCACCGCTGGTCGCGATCGGACTGGGCCTGGTGCTGCCCCCGATCATCGCGATCGCCACCAAGGGGAAGTACTACCTGCGGCGGACCGACGACGGCATCGACCTGCCGATGTACGACGAGCTGGGCAACCCGTCCGGTGTGCACCTGACCTGCCACGTCTGCCATCACGACTTCGAGCGCCCGGACATGCTCAAGTGCCAGACCCACGACGCGTTCGTCTGTTCGCTGTGCCTGTCCACCGACAAGGTGGCCGACCACGTGCTGCCCGCCCAGGGCTGAGCGGCTACAGCGAGTCGACGAACAATCGGTGCACCCGGCGGTCACCGGTCACCTCGGGATGGAACGCCGTGGCCAGGGTGCGGCCCTGGCGCACCGCGACGGGGTGGCCGGCGGCCGAGGCGAGCACCTCGACGTCCGGTCCGACCCGCTCGACCCACGGCGCGCGGATGAAGACCGCGTGCACGGTGCCGTCGAGTCCGTCGAACGGAATGTCCTCTTCGAACGAGTCGACCTGTCGGCCGAACGCGTTGCGCCGCACCGTCATATCGATGCCGCGCAGCGGTAGGGCGTCCCGGCCGTCCACGCCGGCGTCGGCGATCTCGGTGGCCAGCAGGATCATCCCCGCACACGACCCGTAGGCCGGCATGCCCTCGGCGAGGCGCGCACGCAGCGGCTCGAGCAGGTCGAACTCCCGCAGCAGATGACTCATCGCCGTCGATTCACCACCGGGAATCACCAGACCGTCCACCCGCGCGAGTTCCTCCGGACGCCGCACGGTCGACGCCTCGGCGCCCGCCTCGCGCAGCGCGGCGAGATGCTCGCGGGTGTCGCCCTGCAGCGCCAGCACCCCGACGTGCGGTGCGCTCATCGACGTCCGGGCGTGAAGTCGCGGGGGTAGCGCGTCAGCCCTTCCTGCATCACCGCCGCGACCATCTCCCCGTACTGATTGAAGATCTTGCCCTGGGTCAGCGACCGGCCGCCGCACGCCGACGGCGAGGACTGGTCGTAGAGCAGCCACTCGTCCGCGCGGAACGCCCGCATGAACCACATCGCGTGATCCAGCGAGGCGACCTGGAGATGCTTGCGGTCATGGGGGTAGTTCACCTGCGCCGAGCCGAGCAGGGTCAGGTCACTCATGTAGGCCAGCGCGCAGATGTGCAGCACCGGATCGTCGGGCAGCGGGTCGCGGTGCCGGAACCAGACCTGCTGCTGCGACGCCTTGTTCGGCAGCAGGTGCAGGTCCTTGCGCGGCACGATGCGCACGTCCCACTCGTCGAACTGCCGGAAGCTGGCGTCGTCGAATACCTTGCTGACCGACTCGAAGTCGGGGATGTCGTCCGGCGGCGGCGCGAGGGGCATCGCGTCCTGATGCTCGATGCCGCTCTGGTCGGTCTGGAACGACGCCGACATCGAGAAGATCGTCTCGCCATGCTGGATGGCGGTCACCCGCCGGGTGCAGAACGAACCGCCGTCGCGGATCCGTTCGACGGTGTACACCGACGGGGACCGGGCATCGCCGGCGCGCAGGAAGTACCCGTGCAGCGAATGCACCTGGAACTTGGGGTCCACGGTGCGGACCGCCGACACCAGGGACTGACCGGCGACGTGGCCGCCGAACGTGCGCTGCAGGAATCCCGATTCCGGACTGAACACCCCACCGCGATAGATGTTGACCTCGATCTGCTCCAGGTCGAGGATTTCTTCGATCGCCACAGTCTGGTTCTTACCAGCCTCGCTCGGCGAGCCGGTGGGGCACCGGGATGTCGTCGACGTTGATGCCGACCATGGCCTCCCCCAGACCGCGCGACACCTTGGCCAGCACGTCGGGATCGTCGTAGAACGTGGTCGCCTTGACGATCGCGGCGGCGCGCTCGGCGGGGTTGCCGGACTTAAAGATGCCCGAGCCGACGAACACACCCTCGGCGCCGAGCTGCATCATCATCGCCGCGTCCGCGGGGGTCGCGATACCGCCGGCGGTGAACAACGTCACCGGCAGCTTGCCCGCCCGCGCGACCTCGACCACCAGATCGTAGGGAGCCTGCAATTCCTTTGCCGCGACGTACAATTCGTCTTCGGACAGCGACGTCAGACGGCGGATCTCGCCGCCGATCTTGCGCATGTGGGTGGTCGCGTTGGACACATCCCCGGTGCCCGCCTCCCCCTTGGACCGGATCATCGCCGCGCCCTCGGTGATACGCCGCAGCGCCTCACCGAGATTGGTCGCACCGCACACGAACGGCACGGTGAACTTCCACTTGTCGATGTGATTGGCGTAGTCGGCCGGGGTCAGCACCTCCGACTCGTCGACGTAGTCCACCCCGAGGCTCTGCAGGATCTGCGCCTCGACGAAGTGACCGATGCGGGCCTTGGCCATCACCGGAATGGTGACCGCGTCGATGATTCCCTCGATCATGTCGGGGTCGCTCATCCGCGACACCCCGCCCTGGGCGCGGATGTCGGCAGGCACGCGCTCGAGCGCCATCACCGCGACCGCGCCGGCGCCCTCGGCGATCCGCGCCTGCTCGGGCGTGACGACGTCCATGATCACGCCGCCCTTGAGCATCTCCGCCATCCCGCGCTTCACCCGCGCGGTGCCGCGGGCGGGGCTCCCGAGAGCTTCGGTATCCATCGTCAACTCCTTCGATCGCTACTGATCCAGTCTAAAGGGGGCCGCAAATCCATTCATTCCGCACCTCAGCGGATGGAGTGCACCGGTCGGTGCGCCACCGCGTCGGGTCGGTCGGCCAGGGCGTTCGCCTCGTCGAGAAGCTCGGCCAGCTGACGCGGATAGACCGCTTCACCACCGGCGACCAGGTCGCGGATCATTGTCGCATCGCACCACCGGTGACCGTGGATGTAGGTCCGCTCGAGGACCGAGCGGCCGGTGTCGGCGGGTTCGAAGCGGGTGGTGCGGTGGACGAAGTACATCTCCTCGCTGCGGATCACCGCACCGTTGAACTCGATGGTGGCGTCGCGCCGCCACAGCGGGCCGACCATGTCGGTGGCGTGCACCGCCAGGCCGGTCTCCTCCTCCAGTTCGCGCGCCGCGGCCTGCGCCAGCGACTCCCCCACCTGCGCCGCGCCGCCGATCGTGAACCACCACCGCGGCGCCGGCGTGTGCGTGCTCTCGGGGTCCGAACCGCACAGCAGCAGCACCGCGCCCTCGCCGTCGAGCAGCACCACCCGCGCCGAGGTGCGCCGCGTCGCCGGCGCCGCCTCCCGCGTCGACACCTCGCCGCCCTCGGCGATCTCGAAATACGTCGGCATCGCCGCCGTCCCGCCCAGCCGCAGCGCCCGGACGGCGGGGCGTTCCCTCAGCGCCAGCGTGTCGCGGACCGCGTCGTTGTGGAACCGGCGGGCCAGCAGCACCCGCGCCTCGGCGTCGGCCAGCTCCGCGACCAGCGCCCGCGGCAGCGACGCCGGATCGACCCGCGCCAGCGCCGCGGACAGCTCGTTCTCGGCGACTTCGCGCGCTCCCCGGGGGGCCCGCTCGGCCGCGTCGGCCAACGCCGCCAAGCGCTTACCGTCCGGCCCCACTCCGTAGGCGTCCACCGCGACCGCCCGCGCCACCACCGCACGCCGGGCCAACGCGCCGTCGAGCGCCTGCCAGGACAGGTCGTAGCGCACGTGGAGCCGATCCAGCCGGTTGGCCGTCTGGTACGCCCACAGCGCGACCAGCAGGACCGCGGCCACCAGCAGCGCGATCAGCACTGCGGTCACCCAGGTGATCACGTCGCGACCTTCACCCTGACGCCCGATCCGGCCACGGTCTCGTAGACCCGCATGATCTGCCGGGCCACCACCGACCAGTCATAGCGCTGCACCAGGTCGGTGGCGCACTCGATGTAGCGCGCCCGGCGGTCGTCGTCGGCCAGCATGTCGATCAGCCCCGCGGCCAGCGCGTCGGGATCGTCGACGGCCACCAGCCGGCCGCCGCGGCCGTCGTCGAGCACTCTGCGGAATGCATCCAAGTCGCTGGCGACCACCGCGGTGCCCGCCGCCATCGCCTCGACCAGCACGATGCCGAAACTCTCGCCGCCGGTGTGGGGGGCGCAGTACACGTCGGCGCTGCGCATCGCCGAGGCCTTCATCGCGTCGTCGACCTGACCGAGAAACCGCAGATGCGTGGCCAGCGGTCCCGCCGTCTCCCGCAGTTCGTCCTCGTCGCCACGCCCCACCACCAGGATCTCCACGTCACCGAACCGCTCGACCACCGCGGGCAGCGCGCCGATCAGCACCGCCATGCCCTTGCGGGGCTCGTCGAAACGCCCGAGGAACAGGATCGACCGGCCCGGGCGCGGGTATCCGTCGAGCAGCGGCGCCTCGGCGAACGACGCGACGTCCACGCCGTTGGGGATCTCCACGGCGTCGCTGCCCAGCGCTTCCATCTGCCAGCGCCGCGCCAGGTCGGACACCGCGATGCGGCCGACGATCTTCTCGTGCATCGGGCGCAGGATCGGCTCGAACACCGACAGCGTGAGCGACTTCGTGGTCGAGGTGTGGAAGGTGGCCACGATCGGCCCCTCGGCGATGTTCAGCGCCAGCATCGACAGGCTCGGAGCGTTCGGTTCGTGCAGGTGCAAAACGTCGAAATCGCCTTGCTGCAACCACTTCTTGACCTTGCGGTGCGTCGCCGGACCGAATCTCAACCGGGCCACGGAGCCGTTGTAGGGAATCGGGACGGCCCGCCCGCCCGACACCACGTAGTCGGGCAGCGACGCCTCAGCGTCGGGCGAGGACGGTGCCAGCACGCTGACTTCGTGCCCCTCGGCGTGCATCACCTCGGCCAGCTGCAGCACGTGCGACTGCACCCCGCCGGGCACGTCGAAGGAGTACGGGCACACCATGCCGATACGCATCAGTAGGTCCTCACCCGGACCCGGGGTCGATCGGTTCGAGCCCGTCGGCGAGCCGTGCCTGGCGTTCCACGGACAGATCGGCCACCCACTGCGGCTGCATCATGTGCCAGTCCTCGGGGTACGTGGCGATGTTGTCGGCGAAGCGGTCGGCCAGTGCCTGGGTGATGGCGGTGACGTCACCCGAGGACGTGTCGATCTGGGAGTACACCTTGGTGCCCCAGCCGTCGCCGTCGAACCAGCAGTGCGCCGGGAACAGCGCCGCCCCGGTCTGCACCGCGAGCTTGGCCGGGCCCGCCGGCAGCCGCGTCGGCTCCCCGAAGAAGTCGACCTGCACGCCGCGGCGGCTCAGGTCGCGGTCGGCCATCAGGCACACAATGCCGTTGTCGGCCAACCAATCGCAGAGCACGTCGAACGGCGGGC contains:
- a CDS encoding TetR/AcrR family transcriptional regulator, which produces MLRATSALIEERGLRAMTTDDIAGRSGVSKATIYKWWPNKYAVAVDAFLSAMDMASTDPDTGLAHNDFQIVLRGIMEFYRGPGGRTFAQLIGEAQNDSAIATELRNHLMQTRRDIGRTIWDRGVARGELRPDIDREIAVDLVFGPALYRLLTTDAALDDAAADAIVDAAMRGLSAM
- the ruvC gene encoding crossover junction endodeoxyribonuclease RuvC, producing the protein MRVMGVDPGLTRCGLSVIQSGRGRQVIALDVDVVRTPAEHPLAHRLLAISDAVEHWLDTHAPDVLAIERVFSNQNANTAMGTAQAGGVIALAAARRDIDVHFHTPSEVKAAVTGNGRADKAQVTEMVTRILALQQKPTPADAADALALAICHCWRAPMIARMAAAEEMAAEQRRKYQATLKAAKMSRSAR
- the ruvA gene encoding Holliday junction branch migration protein RuvA → MIASVRGEVLDIALDHVVIEAAGVGYKVMATPATLATLRRGAEARLITAMIVREDSQTLYGFADADARDLFLTLLGVSGIGPSIALGALAMYDGPTLRSAIGDGDVTALTRIPKVGKKTAELLVLTLRDRVGTSTPGGVAAVGGFGIRGPVVEALVGLGFALKQAEEATDKVLANDPEATTSGALRSALSMLGKK
- a CDS encoding YebC/PmpR family DNA-binding transcriptional regulator, with protein sequence MSGHSKWATTKHKKAVIDARRGKNFAKLIKNIEVAARTGGGDPAGNPTLYDAIQKAKKNSVPNDNIERARKRGAGEEAGGADWQTITYEGYGPNGVAVLVECLTDNRNRAAGEVRVAMTRNGGSMADPGSVSYLFARKGVVTLEKNALTEDDVLAAVLDAGAEDVNDLGDSFEVISEPTDLVAVRTALQDAGIDYESAEATFQPSVSVPVDLEGARKVLKLVDALEDSDDVQDVYTNIDIPDDVAAALDED
- a CDS encoding alpha/beta fold hydrolase: MKSVDVAAGTVQYREEGDPHGPPVVLLHGLLMNDAQWDSALPHLPSGYRYLLPVLPMGGHRVPMRADADLTLPGMVGIVADVLDALDLTDVTLVVTDWGGPLFLTDIGRDARVSRLVICPSEAFDNFPPGLPGKIAWLASRSTATVWLALRQLRVGWLRRQRLMFGMMAKHPVPQAVVEQWVAGGLENPLIRRDLVKYCRTRFDKADLIRATQRLADFDGPALVLWSDNPVMPVEHGHRLAALLPHGRLTMIDDAYVLTMLDQPERTAAAIGEFLGVAATR
- the ruvB gene encoding Holliday junction branch migration DNA helicase RuvB; its protein translation is MGRFEDDEPSEMSTEREMSPALTVGEGDIDASLRPRSLGEFIGQPRVREQLQLVIEGAKNRGGTPDHILLSGPPGLGKTSLAMIIAAELGSSLRVTSGPALERAGDLAAMLSNLVEHDVLFIDEIHRIARPAEEMLYLAMEDFRVDVVVGKGPGATSIPLEVAPFTLVGATTRSGALTGPLRDRFGFTAHMDFYEPSELERVLTRSAGILGIELGADAGAEIARRSRGTPRIANRLLRRVRDYAEVRADGVITRDIAKYALEVYDVDELGLDRLDRAVLSALTRSFGGGPVGVSTLAVAVGEEATTVEEVCEPFLVRAGMIARTPRGRVATALAWTHLGMTPPSGVIGLGQQGLFG
- a CDS encoding TetR/AcrR family transcriptional regulator, with protein sequence MARSTRESILTAAAELMRRRGYAGVAMKDIADASGAPIGSLYHHFRGGKAQIAREALANAGAAYGLLIPAVVDGHTDLGEAVQAIFDQAADDMAATGYANMCPVASVAAEVADTVEELRQTAGEIFAGWIAGGTAYFVARGVDEPRARDLTAAVIGGLEGAFLLSRTLRSVEPLRAAGRVLAPQYRGIALRRVSLPQKVGGRG